TTATACAAATCTGTTTAAAACCCAATACTTGATGTTTACTGTGACACACTTTCATTAACAAAtatcacacacattcatcaaattCCAGATGCAGGCGCTCCTGTATACCTGTATGAGTACCAACATCCTCCCAAATTCCTGCAGCAGAAAAGGCCGAGCTTTGTCAGGACTGACCACGGAGATGAAATTTTTACAGTTTTGGGATTTTGCTTCACAACTTCCCATGTTAGGTTACCCGGTAAGATAACATAGAAATCTGCCTTAGTGCtagatctgttttgttttccaagtgtgaaaaatatgttttgcaACATGATCGTTTTAGATCCGTGCCCTGAGGATGAGGAACAGTTGAGCAAGATCATGATGAGCTACTGGGGGAACTTTGCTCGCACAGGGTAGGAATTTCCAAATGTTGTAAATTTCACACTTCACACTTTTAATAactgaatggtaaatggtaaatgtcctgtatttgtatagcgctttactagtccccaaggaccccaaagcgctttacacatccagtcatccacccattcagacacacattcacacactggtgatggcaagctacattgtagccacagccaccctggggcgtaCTGACAGAGGCGAACTTAATAACAAATGTATATGTGTTTAGATCTCCTGATGGGCAAAACCTTGTCCACTGGCCAAAGTATGGAGCAGAAGAAAAGTACCTGGCGATTGGTTTAACAACGCAGGTAACTGCTCAGCACCTGAAGAAGGAGCGCTTTGTCTTCCTGACTCAGACCGTCCCAGAGAAGATCAAACAGCATGAGGAAAATGCAGAACGCAGCGAGCTGTAGAAAACTCACATCTGGTCTCTGCTCCATCAATTTTAAAGTAATTACACTAAACCATAATTCCCTTATCTAAAGGTCTTGTGAAGATTATCCATATTCTaatattaaattaatattttgtttttttcttttgtttcttttagttgAATCCAGGGTATCAGGATATTTTAAATCAAGCGCTGTAAACATAGGTTTtgtaaaacatttataaaataaaaagatttgaTTAACCAattttgcagcattttgtttgtctgtgaccTGTGCTAGTATTAACTGCAAACTTAGCACTCCATTCCCTAGAATATACTTTCAGATGCAACAtgcctttttttcatgttttaattcTAACATTTCATGTTGTGTACATTCAACCTTCCGAAGTCCTCTTAAGCAACTGTGTCAACACCTCTGTATCTGTGTGGGTCATGAGAAATGcaatgcaaacaaaaacaactgcacTTGTATTAATTACTGTATCATAGTTCAAGAGCCTGTGCACAACATGTGCTCAAATCAGTAAACTTGTAACCAAATTCACATTTTGAGCTTTTCAGACAGGCCGACGAAAAAAAAGGATTGCAAGAAAAAGTTGTGAATTTGTGAATTACGATAGTGGCAAAGTACGCAGGACATCCGAAGCAGAAAGTGTTCTGGAGTGAGACCTGGAGTGAACCTAAAGTTTAGACTCTAGAATGGACTTTAGTCCTGTGATGGTTTGGCTGAATAACGTCATATCTGCTGCAGAAACTACCCTTTCCTCTTTGtgaaagagaaaaggagaaaactTCATAAGCGGACATACTTCCTCTTCTTGGCTCTGCGCTCAATTATTGGGAAATCTGCAGAGTTTCGCAATCCACAGAGCCAACCATGAAGCTGCATGCAAAGCagtctttcttcttcttatcatttttattcatctatGTTGTTGCAGATCTTCAGGGTAAGTAGGATAAAACAGTTCTTAGCAAAACGGTCTTTGTGACATCACCTAATTTCTGTGTAATGCGTGTGTTCCTTAAACTTACATGTagtacatgtttttcttttcctttttttgcacaAGTCGCTTTTTGTAAAACCGGTGTTTAAATCTGACAATATTAATCAATCAGTAATCAACGGTATTATGGCAGTAATAGTCATTTTAAAAGCTGATAATTAAACATCAACTTTTGTGTTCTAAGTCCAGGTGACATTTTACCTGCAAAGGCTATTCACTCTGTTCAAAGGTGAATGATAGCAAAGAACCAAGCATGTGAGACGATTGTAGGTCAAATGTTTTAGAAGGACAGGTTGCAATTAATcagactttgttttgtttaaattggACCGTacaatttttaattatttttatttttattatttttctttggcaaaaaaagctgtttaaaaacaaacaaacaatattttttgCTAACTTTATGCCGATAAGGAGTAAATGGAGTATTGCTGTGATtgtgaataaacagaaacagattTCTGCAGATTTCAACTCTGCTTCTTTACCAGGGTCACTGTAGACGCAACACACATCAAAGGAAGTCTatggcaaaacaaaaaaccagagCCGTGTGAGCAAgtagcttttttaaaaaaaaaataaatgatgaagTATCACACTTGGTCAGATCATTTAAACcacttaaacaaacaaaaaataatagtaataaaaatgGTCATGTAGTTTAAATGCCAATGTACAGCTGTGTGTCAGGATGTAGGACCTAAACACAGCACTCAAGCACGAGATGTTAACTGAAAacggcagctttattgctggataTAATTCTATGCTTTTACAGAAAACCAAACTGAAAACAAGGAAtcagaaataagaaaataaaaccaaaaaactaAGGAACAAGGAAACTAATGGCTTAAAGCAGCAAACAGAGAACTAGGAATTTCCTAGGAGCATTGGTGTAACACACAGCAAAGAGTGTGTACGATGCAAAAACGGACAGAGGAAAAAACAGGGCTAAAATACACAAGGGAGTAATAAGGGAACTGACAACAGGAGGGACACCCAGCTTGAACTAATCAAACATAATGAGACAAAGGGCaagcaaaatgaaaacactgaacaccAGACACCAGACTATCAAAGTAACAGGCATGTCTCTGTAGCTTGAGCTCGATTAACATAATCCACCAAATGGTGTGcatcaaaaatgtaaaaatcagaaTTTAAATAATCAATAATGACAGGAATTACATAGTCCACAGCAAAATGTgactttttattgtttgtttttgacaaCAAGCTGTAGACAGCAATCAGATATTGCATGTTTTGAGAAAAGTACTTTTCACGggaaattttatttaaatataaagttttatGTGAagattttcagtcatttctaataTCCTGACAGCACCTGCAGTCCACACAAAGCTCGGGAGCCTGAAAGGTGAGTATGTGAGTGTGAAAGGGAAGGAGACTGGTGTCCATGCATACCTGGGTGTCCCATTTGCCAAGCCACCCCTTGGCCCTTCCTTGAGACTGGCTCCACCTCAGCCTGCAGAAAGATGGGAAGGAGTAAGAGATGCCACTAAACAGCCACCAATGTAAGAAATGTGAACTTCAACATACTTGGAGGAATTATTGGCTTTATTTGTAAAATTAGCATTGTCTCTCTTTAAGGTGCATTCAGTCTAAAGAAGCTGTTTTGGATCTGGTTGATAAACTCTGTGGACTGCTGGCAGAAATACCAGACATCTCTGAAGACTGTCTTTACCTCAACATATACACTCCTGCAAACAGAGCTAAAAATGCCAAGTTCCCAGTAAGAATCTTTTGCTGTAGGTTTTGAGGGATGCCTAAACACAATCTCAGTAAAGACACCCATCTTTAGAACTCAATTGtacattttatcatctaaaatgTAAACTTAAATGTTCTTGtccgtttaaagtttaaattctTAAAGATTAGTTATTGTAGCTTGACTGAGACTCCAAAAGATCCTCTTATCTTTGATGGAAAGCtcttttattattctttctagGTCATGGTCTCAATCCATGGTGGGGGCTTTACGCTGGGATCAGCTTCAACATATGATGGCTCTGCCTTGGCTGCTTACCAAGAAGTGGTTGTGGTTCTGATCCAGTATCGCTTGGGAATTCTGGGTTTTCTCAGGTAAAtaaactccatccatccataatcTCTCCAACGGGTCGGCCCCAGCTGCCTTCTTCCAAGTGGAACACTGGGAGCCCAGAACTCCTCACCAAGGAGGTGTCCAGGAGGCATCTAGTCAAATGCCTAAACCACCttaactggctccttttgatctGGAAGAAGAGTGCTCCTAGTCCATCCTGAATGGCCAAACTCCTCATGCCATCTCTGAGAGAGGGCAGCCACCCTTGGGAGAAAGCTCATTGTCACAGCACCaatctgtccataaaaattatgaacagaatctgtGATAAAGGGCAACCCTGGTGGAGTCCAGCACCCCCGAGGAACAATTACGATTTATTGTCAGCAATgcaaaccaagctcttgcaacagtTCTATAAGGACAGAATGAACCATGACAATGGGCCTCACGCCCCCATACTACTGAAGCATCTCACAGAAGAATACTCTGAAGGACTTAACTGAAGGCCTTCTCCAAGTCAACACAACCAATGTAGGCTGGTTGGGCGAACTGCGATAGACCCTCAAATATCCTCGAGACGATAGAGAGCTGTGTTCCGCACCCAGTAGAAAAACCACATTGTTCCTACAGTTCTAGCAGTTCAACTAGCTGACAAACTCTCTATTCCAGTACCCTGGCATTGAATTTCCTCTGAAGGCCGAGTAGTTTGATCCCTATATACAGTAGCTGGAGCACACTCCAGTCCCCCTTATGGAAGATGGGAAGCACAATTCCAGTCTGCCAATCCAGAGGTAcagcccctgatctccacgcagcATTGTAGAGGCGTCTCAACTAAGACAGTCCTACAATATCCATAGCCGTAAGGAACTCAGGACGACCCTCATCCATTCCAGGGGTCCTGCCACCAAGGAcatgtttaactgcctcagtgccCCACTTGTCCCCAGACTTTACTTCTGCTATGGACGATGATAGagttgtattgttgattgtcatttatgcttagaaacatttactcatttatgcttagaaatatttaaccatagatgcttagaagtgtataattaattgtgtagtgataagttgtgtgatctttaacaggctacagaggcttggtgtgcattccTGGAATGCACACCTGCATCTTGGGGGCATGGGAAAAGTTTGCATCTTGCCTTAtagttttatggtaggattaacgtagttacatttgttctagtctaagtgcttttctgtttagatgaactgctggacttccttaccgggggggggtctagtctaccctcttcctaaccaaggatgtttgcttgtgtgcttttatgaccctttgatcagcagtacccCCCcccaggggcggagcgtgggggtggcttacggggcttaagcccgggttgttttgtcagaagcccggggtattttggagtgtaattttttcatagttagatgcctggctgacaactgtataaaacaaaaagtacacacaatattcgaagcacatagtgcacactgtgggaatttacgactgtgcgtgaatccccccctgatattggtatgatccaagctcaggcactaagcgactgagcgagggggcggggggagctgctgcctgtgtgcgctgttggagagacggagccagccatactaaggagagcttaagtttgaccaggtaccaaagcaaatcattcgtaccgtacaaataatgtaaatatgacggtgcatcacgaaagattgatatgaaactgatcacttgaccaatattattttacttgctcttcaagtgaatcaacaaatggcgaaatgaaaagccgaacaaatgctattttttagagagtcttagcttacgtgtgtttatttcatattttcagttcttaccctccccgactaattcggtttcagttatgtactgaaatataagaatggacattagagggttctttcaaagaaaaaactcaggtaaatgttattttatatattatgctttgtatgttgttcagtatatttctatgcaaaacaagagggatttcagtacacagcaggatattcacatttgtaaccagatatttacactttagggagaaaacataaaacatttttactgtacaacatcaatttagagtaaacttttgttttagataaatattgaaatatattttgaattagttaaatgtcagaataaagagagacagagctgtctattttttatcactttcattaaatttaggagtacatgtacactaagtttattgttaattaataagaaaactccagacgattccattctgagctgaagaagcttctgataggttcgtagagtccatgtgagtaaattggtggcacagctgtggatgcatataaggcaaaacacagagcctgtttctttgacatgggaaaatccagagatgtcaaccaaaacaccaggaaaagaatcgtggagctccataagtgtggctcagtttgaataaaatttggtgccatttgcaattaaaaaacacagacagtttctctctttactcttaaagttaacaaatatgtttttatatttatcaatctaaaaaaataaacatttagtctgatttgatgttacaattaaaaaagtgtttgtgttttgatctgaagagtttgtaaatatctggtttcaactgtagatttgatgattgtcagcacaaagagggagagagaggagcagagattgagatggagaatgaggacagaacagagatgaacaagagcaggtgagacacacatgttagtcaaatggttgcttACTAAAAGTATCACtgtatcataggtactcatgtatctcgtacctagtgtttctttttaggtttgctatttttcaaattctatatttattaagttctgcaggcttgtttgcacaacaaggctaaataattatataaacttttctcaatctaaatattgtactttggtagaattaaataaataagtgtagtgcaggtctatgatgatttttagtgctactatcatctagttctgattgtggttatgtcttggttaagtcctcagtaatcctgcttttgaactgttgtagtcctgttttaattctggatcagttctgggtctggttgaattggggtttagtccctgtgtcttgatacagccccgacttcgttctgtcttgctgctcaattaaaaaactagtttaaggtgtcctgcatgtgtgatatatatatttccctatatgaagtcattcttttttgaacaaaactcaaaacagagcctattaatctttcagtcatttctacacccccccccccccccccccctcaaaaaaaaaaaaaaatcccacatgcatactaccctttagggctaagccccgggtgtttcaaatgtctggctcctcctctgccccccccccccccccccccccccccacacacacacacggtactctttgtgtgtatgtagacgtcatatgttaatgaccctatgcatattcatgtaacctcaataaaaggatagtgtacgggagaacggacgagagctactggggtcaagcgaagggacGGCGCTCTGTCcagtctctcccgtgcacgagtaccatgaagaagtttgcctacttgcgtcttgcttgcagtgtaattatattgtcttaacgttccagcgaataggttcaagctacaaacctaacattaattggtccttcgatgcCGGCTCCCTGGGATCGCATTCaccgaggggggggggggggggggagaggcacgctgaaagactgacgtcagccaggaagttcctgtggattcGCTGTCTGTCTTTCTCCTCGATGAATGGCGATCGGCGGGATTCAGGCTGATATTACACGCTAAGCAACGCCAAGTAAGTTTAAAGAGGccgactctataaccgtgtcgttgtgcagtctccgccaTTTTGTGAGGCGTTGAGAAGTTCGCTGCTTTGTGGAGCGATAACTGGGTTAGTGTCCCGAAAAAGAAGTTTTGGTTAAATCGCCCAAGGGTCCCAAGCGTCCGGTGTGTGTCCGGTTTTGAAATCGCCCTGGGTGTGTGTCCCGAGCGTCCCTTCATTGGGTTTTGTCGCGCGAGTGGGTGAGCGTCCCACAGCTGGGTCAGGGTCCCGAGCGGTCCGGTCTGAGTCCGGagtaggcctattttgtgttaTTGTCATTTTCGtctcgttgttgttgttgtgtgtgcggAGCAGACCGCGTGGTGTGTGACgtcagcagctgttgttgttatcatgggttTCCTAAGCAACCAGGAGTGTGTGTGGAAAgggccagcccacatcagcagctGTGCTCTGGTGGGTGgctttccccccaccccttcctgacacaatgTTAACAGCCTGTGTGCCAAACCATTGAggtggatagttgttaaaagtaatctacattaagcttgtggttgctcaaattcagtacaatgacttgtgaggtgaagtgatatgggtaaatacttaaactaatgaagtgcatagaggcacttgacctgtgtgaaagactgtcgtcttattatgagccattgttgagatatagagcacgcctgtgaaaacaactaaaaTGCTGAACCATGTATGAAACATCTAAGAGTccatgatggagaagctgtaTTGAATATGAAAGAAACAGAGTTATGATAACTATGATAActggagtgtgcagcgtttccatgagcagttttcctgcaccttgactcgtgtgtgtgtgtgtgtgtgtgtgtgtgtgtgtgtgtggcatcagcatcatgtttttgtttatttgttttgttggattaaaaataattaaacgtGTGATCATGCCTATGGATCAGCATGGCACATATCTCCAgccatatgatttatttatgcagatgaaaaagtgagtgtgaatgtgtctgacatcacagtgtttttgtgcactgtgcaaaagtaatTGCCTTTGATTGTGAGTGAGAGCAGTGATTTTGCAGACCACCAGCTAttgtgaagaaaagaaaaagaaaaaaaaaaagagtgaaaaagagacaaattacaTTGTagacgaagaaaaaaaaaaaatcataggaaaaaggttttgatCAGCCgaaaaacaactacaatgtcattttctgcttttaagaaaggattgttcacacaaacacagacagagagagatgtgtgatgattaagcagtgatgatgataataatgaaagtcTGTCGTTTACAGGTGGGGAACGGACCTGGATCAATTCTCCACGGGCAGCAGTCGGAAGAAAATTATAGGTTGAAATcattagaaaaaatagaaaacaccCAGCCAGAATTTTTTTGGCTGAATTGTTTTGCAGCTTCCCGTCCTCATCCTGAACAAGCAAGCTCCAAGGAAACGAATCTCTCCCTGAAGACACAGAGTGCAGTTTCAGAAGCACGAgcatgaacatttaacagtggaCAGGAGTCCAAGAGACAATCTGAGCAGAGAGGTCCAGCAGCGCTGTGGGCAAACGGCATCAGAAAGAGAAGAACCACCATCTagattggatggatggagatgcgTTTCCAGCCAGCTGCAACCTCACTGTGTGTGAAGGACTTTTGAGAAGACTGTctgagtttgacatttgccatgTTTGGAGTGAGATGGCAATGAAAGAGACAGTGGGACAAAGAGTGACACGGGacaaagctggaaaaaaaaaaaaaaaactgactgcCATTGGACTGAAAAGTGGGAGAGAAGGAGAGGAGCAGAAGAGGGCTGAGGCTGCTGTTTTAGTGTGGGCAATCAAATTAGGTTAAGGAATTCGGGGAGACAAGTGACTGCCTGGAAGTGGAGGATTGACACAGTGTCCAGACCACCACAAAAGGGGGAAGAGGACGAGCACTAAGGTATGCAAGTGTGCTGTTAGAAAATGGAAAGGTGACACTACACATGCAGCTAATATCCACCAGAGATAACACAAGACCATACACAAAGTGTTACACATTAAAAGAGGGTATTTGTAGAAGGGGTTAACAACACACAGTGTGGTTGCCGATGGTAACCTGTTTCAGAAGATacataaaaacagaacatgaactagaaagtgcattttctgaagaaactgcagtgtgaatgcttgaatctgaatgtatggactgaaatgaattaattgctgaattttgagttaaaaattttgaatgagataaaaaaaaaaaaataaacaacctgaatttaacctgaaaacaacagtgctgaactgctaaaagctgaaggttacacagaagaagaagttggaaaaaagctgaaaatgttttaattgtaaattagaaaaacctaagaaatgagaaaagaacatttagagtcagaaaacatctgaatgaatattaaaaggtcatattctttgaatcactgaatgactaaaatgtgatccctccacttggacccacacagtttaaaaagtttacatctctgagctttgaaagacaaaatgtgggaaaaagaacaacgatggcgacgttttgagggtaaaatgatggctttaacactgtggacacagcagcagttgaaagagaagtgtttaagatgaattttggcagagtggcagagagagctcgttaagcaggcaggtgtgagcctggttgctatagtgaccgcacccaatggctccatacacacgcacacagacatgcacctcacttttgctgcttaaaatgaacagaaaagtcaggccgaaacaaatcgttcccaaatgaaaagtaaaagtcgtattgacaaaattctttcaccgtgagcgacagcaatgtctagtctacctaattctcagttttcatgcctgtggagcttattatatggacgtggtgacagtggaaagacaccatgctcttctgattttcaaacgaaccttctgagccattttaacattagagtctatggaagagttggagggaggaggctgtgcattggtgacatttatgaaagaaccataacacctagtacaatagtaaacacattggatgaaagaggacagccatggctacgttttgagggtaaaatcatacctgtagagcaaacgctgcggacacagcagcagttttaaaaaagattttaagattaatttttttgctcctctcactctagcagttgagctgcctcactctagccccaacattccgtcccatacacacccattataaactctgaaacgggtgaaaaaacatcatgaaacttaaactggaactgaagaaaaagtataatagatattgaaaagataaatacaagttgaatagttgaatgtcttgtcttcgttttaaagtttgaatggtggctctatgtcaatgtatgtggaagtagtaagagtttaaaaatgagtaagttgaatgagaatttgaagggtctccccattgaaatacatgggaaatttttgttgaataaagttgaataaaattaaaaatataaatgttaaaaatgagaaaaatagaagcagtcatgtccaaaataataggaatctaacgatgtttgaatgg
The Maylandia zebra isolate NMK-2024a linkage group LG7, Mzebra_GT3a, whole genome shotgun sequence DNA segment above includes these coding regions:
- the LOC101464168 gene encoding cocaine esterase-like, which codes for MKLHAKQSFFFLSFLFIYVVADLQAPAVHTKLGSLKGEYVSVKGKETGVHAYLGVPFAKPPLGPSLRLAPPQPAERWEGVRDATKQPPMCIQSKEAVLDLVDKLCGLLAEIPDISEDCLYLNIYTPANRAKNAKFPVMVSIHGGGFTLGSASTYDGSALAAYQEVVVVLIQYRLGILGFLR